The genome window TCTCGACTCCGCTCGAGGACAACTCGGACACTGGTGGTCCTCGACTCCGCTCGGACACCGGGTGGTCCCCGAGCCGTTCCCCGAGCGAAGTCGAGGGGAAGTCGAAGGGCGGTCCTCGCTCCGACTTGTCGGAGGAGGGGGGATGTAACTTCAGTTTCTTTTCTTATTTTTGTATGAAATGATATGGTAGTAATTAATGATTGTTTGCCTTTGAGAATCAATGTTTGGGAAAGAATGCTGATGCCCGGATGTAGCAGTTTTGTTTACAACCTAAATCCCCGAAATTGCTGAATAATGGACAACATACAGAATTACATTCCTATTTAAGGAACCGGAAAATTTTGAACTACAGGTAAAACTGTAAAAACTTACAACTGGGAAAGAAAAACACATAACCTATGGCACTAAATACTCAATCACTTCAGCCAATAATCAACTTTTTGTGGACTGTGGCAGATGATGTTCTGGTAAATACTTATCAAAAGGGTAAATACAAAGATGTTATCCTGCCAATGATTGTCATCCGGCGGCTGGATTTACTTCTGGAGCCCACCAAAGACCGGGTTCTTAAAACATTCTCCGAGTATAAGAAGAAACTGAATAATCTGGACTCCCTGCTCACCAGCAGCAAACATGGTTCCGGACTGGCTTTTTATAACACCTCACCATTCACACTTAAAAAGCTGATGCAGGACCCCAAAAATCTGCGGTCTAATTTTGAAAACTATCTCAACGGATTTTCTGATAATGTTCAGGATATTATAAAGCAGTTCAAATTCCGTAATGAAATTGAAACCCTGGATGAAGCTCAGATATTGTTTGCCCTGATTGAAAAATTCTGCTCTCCGAAAGTTGAACTGCACCCTGATAAACTGCCTCCTTTGGCGATGGGGTATGTGTATGAAGATTTAGTCCGCCGCTTTAATGAAGAAAATAATGAAGAGGCAGGGGAACACTTCACGCCAAGGGAAATTATTGACTTAATGACCCATCTTGTTTTCATTCCCGTAAAAGATAAAATTAAACAGGGAACCTATCTTGTTTATGACCCCTGTGTCGGCTCAGGCGGTATGCTCACCATTGCAAAAAAATTTATCCTGAATCCTGAAGGCCCTGTGCAAAGTAATGCAACCGTTCACTTATACGGGCAGGAAAGCACGCCCTTTATATACGCAACCTGCAAAAGTGATATGCTCATTAAAGGTGAAGACCCGAACAAGATTGCGTTCGGCAGCACCCTGAGCGCTTACGGATTTCCTCCAGAGCTAAAATTTGACTTTATGCTAACCAACCCTCCATATGGTAAGACGTGGGCAGCAGACAAAAAAGCCCTTGGGGTAGGAGAAAAAGGAAAGATCCTTGACAAGCGGTTCATACTTAATAACGGATATAAGAGCGAAGCAGTAACAAGCCGTGTAAACGATGGTCAGCTGATGTTTGTTCTGCACATGCTCAGCAAAATGAAAAACACAGAACTTGGCAGCCGTATTGCTTCCATTCATAATGGTTCAGCGCTTTTTACCGGTGATGCCGGCCAGGGTGAGAGCGAAATAAGAAAGCATATTATTTCAAATGACCTGCTTGAAGCCATTATTGCTCTCCCAAATGATATGTTTTATAATACCGGAATTCCAACCTATATTTTTCTGATGACCAACCGTAAAGCAGAGCACAGGAGAGGAAAAGTCCAGTTAATAAACGCTACATCAGAAAAGTTTTATACCAAGATGCGCAAGCCGCTTGGTAAAAAAAGAGTTGAATTTTCTGAAAGCCATATTCCCGTTATTGAAAAAATGTATCTGGAGTTTGAAGAAAATGAATACAGCAAAATATTTGACAATGATGACTTTGGCTATACGCAGATAATTGTGAACAGACCAGAGCGGGATGAAAACGGAAATATTCTCTATGCCGCCAAAGGAAAACCCAAAGCAGATATCAAACTGAAAGACACAGAGAATATTCCTCTGAAAGAAAATATACAGGAGTTTTTTGAGCGTGAAGTGCTCCCTTTTACCCCCGATGCCTGGTGGGATGAAAAGGAAAGTAAAATCGGTTACGAAATTAATTTCGCAAAATATTTTTATAAACACCAGCCGCCGCGGCCATTGACTGAAATAGCAAAAGATATTTTAGCCATTGAGCAGGAAACTGAGGGGCTGCTCAAAGAAATTATTGCGTGATGGAATCAGTCCGAGAACTTTTGGACAAACTAAATCTTAGCGATGAATGTTCAAATACGGAAGCTAAAAGAGGAACACAGATTGACCGTTCAATTATGGAAACGGTCTGTGCATTTTCCAATGAACCGGGGTTAGGAGGAGGCACCCTTCTGCTTGGTGTTGATCAGAATGAACTTCCTGCATCTCCCGCTTACCGGGTCTTTGGTGTTGAAAATCCCGACAAACTCCAGCTTGACTTCAGCACAAAATGTGCATCTATGTTCAATCACACCGTGCGGCCAGAAATAGCAACAGAAATAATTAATGGCAGGGTTGTGCTGATGATATATATACCCGAGCTTCCGCAGTCCCGGAAACCTCTTTATTTCAAATCGGAAGGATTACCAAGAGGTGCATTCAGGCGGATTGGCTCAAGTGATCAGCGCTGCACTGATGATGATTTATTTGTTTTTTACAATAAAGAAGATTCTCTTGACGGAAGTATTATTAAAGATACTGGTTTAGAGGACATCAGCGAAGAAGCCGTTAATCTTTACCGCGGTCTGAGAACCAAAGCAAATCCTTATGCAGAAGAACTTCAGTATAATGACACTGATCTTCTTAAGTCACTTGGCTGTATAAAAATGGAACAAGACTCCTGGCGGCTTACCTATGCCGGATTGTTGATTTTTGGAAAACGCCAGTCACTCCGGCGACTGCTTCCGATGGTGAGGGTTGATTATATACGGGTGCCGGGTAATGAGTGGATTTCTGATCCTGAAAACAGATTCACTACCATTGATATGCGCGGCCCGCTTATTGAACTGGTACAAAGAACGTTCAGCGCGATTGCCGATGACCTGCCAAAGGGGTTTCTGCTGCCTGAGGGTAAAATTCAGGCCGATAGTATCGGTTTACCTTCCCGCGTACTTCGTGAAGCCCTCGTTAACGCATTTATTCACAGAACATATCGCGAAAATCAGCCCATTCAGGTTATACGGTATGGAAACCGTCTGGAAATAAAGAACCCTGGTTTTTCACTTAAACCTGAGGAACAGCTTGGTGAACCGGGCTCACGAAACCGGAATCCTTTTATTGCCGCCATTTTTCATGACACAAATCTTGCTGAGACCAAGGGCAGCGGCATCAGAACAATGCGGAACCTGATGGAGCAGGCAGCTCTTATGCCGCCAACTTTTGAAAGCGACCATAGCAACAATCTGTTTACTGCCCGGCTGCTATTGCACCACTTCCTGAATGAAGATGATGTAAAATGGCTGGCAAAGATTAATCATTATAATCTTGGAGATAACCAAAAAAGAGCATTAATTTTTGTAAAAGAGGTCGGGGCCATTGATAATGCCGCTTACCGACAGCTCAACGGAATGGATACTCTGCACGCGAGTGCTGATTTGAGGGGGCTAAGAGACAAAGACATTCTTCTTCAGAAAGGAAAAGGACGCAACACCTACTATACCCCAAGTCGGGTTTTCCCATTTTGGACGGATACCCCGGCTGATGCTGAAACTGCACCGGTTCAGGACCCTAATGCACCAGTGGAAGACCTTAGTGCACCAGTTGAAGACCTTAGTGCACCAGTTAACACGAGCTTAGTGCACCAGCTTCCCCCTGCCCTTAAGTCAGCGGTGGAAAAGTTACCTTTGCGAATTGCAGATCCGGCAGTGCTGGAAGCCGTAGTTCTGGAATTATGTGCTTGGAGGACATTGAAATCCTCAGAATTAAGCGGGATATTGGGAAGAAGTGAAAAATATTTGTTAAGAAATTTCCTCACCCCTCTGCGGGAGTCCGGCAAACTTGCGTATGGTTTTCCGGAAATGCCCAACCACCCGCAGCAGGCATATAAAACGGTAATTAATGAATAAAATGACAACCGCCGAAGAAACCAATAAAACCGCATGGCTGGGTGAGTTCCCTCCTCACTGGCAGGTGCTCCGTATTAAAAACCTGTTCCGGGAAATTGATAACCGGAGCGAATCAGGCGCAGAAGAACTGCTCTCCGTTTCCCATTACACCGGAGTTACCTTAAAGCGTGAAAGTCTTGAAAACGAAGACGACCATTTAACCAATGCAGAAAGTCTTGAGGGTTATAAACTGGTTGAGCCAGGGGACCTTGTTGTGAACATTATGCTTGCATGGAACGGCAGTATGGGTATATCACCATACAAAGGCATCACTAGTCCGGCATATTGTGTTTACCGTATAAGGGAGGGCAACAACCCTGAATATTTTGGTTACTTGTTTACAACAGCTTTATTTAAAGCTGAATTTCGCAGAAACAGCACAGGCATTATTGACAGCCGGCTTCGTTTATACTCTGATAAATTCTTCAGTATTTTTACTGTTGTGCCCCCAAAAGAAGAACAGGACAAAATAGTTGAATTCATTAAAGCTAAAGAAGAAAAGATAAACCTGTTCATCGAAAAGAAGAAGCGGTTAATTGAGCTGCTGAAGGAGCAGAGGCAGCGAGTTATTGATGAATTATTGAAAATTAACGCAGAGACAATAAGATTAAAATTTTGTGTCACAAAAGTAGGTAGTGGAATCACTCCAAGAGGAGGTGCAGAGGTTTATCAGGATGAGGGTGTGATTTTCCTTCGAAGTCAAAACATACATAATGAAGGACTTCGATTAGAGAGCGTTTCTTTCATATCTGAAGAAATAAACGCTGACATGGAAAACTCGCAAGTAAGATTCAATGATGTTTTAATAAATCTTACAGGAGCTTCAATAGGAAGATGCCAAATTTATAACTTTGATGCACCGGCAAATGTCAACCAACATGTTTGCATTATTCGGCCGATCCCGGATGTTATTAATTCTGAATTTTTAATGCTTCAAATTCAATCCGATAGGATTCAGACCTTAATAAACACCGTTGAAGGGGCGTCAAGAGAGGGATTAACTATTGATGAGATAAAGAACTTTGTTCTATTTATACCCCCAATAGACGAACAAAAAATAATAATATCACTAATAAAAAACGAAACCACCTCCATTGATATTACCATAGCAAAAGCCGAACGGGAAATAGAACTTGTTCGGGAGTACAAAGAAGCAATGATAGTAGAAGCGGTGATGGGGAAAGGGAAAGAAATAAAATGGACATAACTCTTTCAGAACTATTTCCCAATTCAAACATGGGGCTTAGTCAAATTGGTTTCTTTTTTGGTGCGGGCTCATCTTTTGCTGCTGGGTATCCTCTTACTTCTAAATTGACGACCCATGTCTTAAAGAAACTATC of Ignavibacteriales bacterium contains these proteins:
- a CDS encoding SAM-dependent DNA methyltransferase codes for the protein MALNTQSLQPIINFLWTVADDVLVNTYQKGKYKDVILPMIVIRRLDLLLEPTKDRVLKTFSEYKKKLNNLDSLLTSSKHGSGLAFYNTSPFTLKKLMQDPKNLRSNFENYLNGFSDNVQDIIKQFKFRNEIETLDEAQILFALIEKFCSPKVELHPDKLPPLAMGYVYEDLVRRFNEENNEEAGEHFTPREIIDLMTHLVFIPVKDKIKQGTYLVYDPCVGSGGMLTIAKKFILNPEGPVQSNATVHLYGQESTPFIYATCKSDMLIKGEDPNKIAFGSTLSAYGFPPELKFDFMLTNPPYGKTWAADKKALGVGEKGKILDKRFILNNGYKSEAVTSRVNDGQLMFVLHMLSKMKNTELGSRIASIHNGSALFTGDAGQGESEIRKHIISNDLLEAIIALPNDMFYNTGIPTYIFLMTNRKAEHRRGKVQLINATSEKFYTKMRKPLGKKRVEFSESHIPVIEKMYLEFEENEYSKIFDNDDFGYTQIIVNRPERDENGNILYAAKGKPKADIKLKDTENIPLKENIQEFFEREVLPFTPDAWWDEKESKIGYEINFAKYFYKHQPPRPLTEIAKDILAIEQETEGLLKEIIA
- a CDS encoding restriction endonuclease subunit S produces the protein MNKMTTAEETNKTAWLGEFPPHWQVLRIKNLFREIDNRSESGAEELLSVSHYTGVTLKRESLENEDDHLTNAESLEGYKLVEPGDLVVNIMLAWNGSMGISPYKGITSPAYCVYRIREGNNPEYFGYLFTTALFKAEFRRNSTGIIDSRLRLYSDKFFSIFTVVPPKEEQDKIVEFIKAKEEKINLFIEKKKRLIELLKEQRQRVIDELLKINAETIRLKFCVTKVGSGITPRGGAEVYQDEGVIFLRSQNIHNEGLRLESVSFISEEINADMENSQVRFNDVLINLTGASIGRCQIYNFDAPANVNQHVCIIRPIPDVINSEFLMLQIQSDRIQTLINTVEGASREGLTIDEIKNFVLFIPPIDEQKIIISLIKNETTSIDITIAKAEREIELVREYKEAMIVEAVMGKGKEIKWT
- a CDS encoding putative DNA binding domain-containing protein; the protein is MESVRELLDKLNLSDECSNTEAKRGTQIDRSIMETVCAFSNEPGLGGGTLLLGVDQNELPASPAYRVFGVENPDKLQLDFSTKCASMFNHTVRPEIATEIINGRVVLMIYIPELPQSRKPLYFKSEGLPRGAFRRIGSSDQRCTDDDLFVFYNKEDSLDGSIIKDTGLEDISEEAVNLYRGLRTKANPYAEELQYNDTDLLKSLGCIKMEQDSWRLTYAGLLIFGKRQSLRRLLPMVRVDYIRVPGNEWISDPENRFTTIDMRGPLIELVQRTFSAIADDLPKGFLLPEGKIQADSIGLPSRVLREALVNAFIHRTYRENQPIQVIRYGNRLEIKNPGFSLKPEEQLGEPGSRNRNPFIAAIFHDTNLAETKGSGIRTMRNLMEQAALMPPTFESDHSNNLFTARLLLHHFLNEDDVKWLAKINHYNLGDNQKRALIFVKEVGAIDNAAYRQLNGMDTLHASADLRGLRDKDILLQKGKGRNTYYTPSRVFPFWTDTPADAETAPVQDPNAPVEDLSAPVEDLSAPVNTSLVHQLPPALKSAVEKLPLRIADPAVLEAVVLELCAWRTLKSSELSGILGRSEKYLLRNFLTPLRESGKLAYGFPEMPNHPQQAYKTVINE